In one window of Fragaria vesca subsp. vesca unplaced genomic scaffold, FraVesHawaii_1.0 scf0513155, whole genome shotgun sequence DNA:
- the LOC101295881 gene encoding putative ribonuclease H protein At1g65750-like: protein MKNTVGELCILHRIGIKGRPSKVPKIVEVMWHVLSIYQVKLNTDGAARGSPGLAGFGGIFRDHLGQVLCCFSGNLGIATALEAELQAVIHAIQMASQRGWRSLWIESDSTLVIHFLSSFQVDVPWRFTTEWFNCRTILTSMTVKVSHIYREGNRVADCLANFGADNAGVHWWDSYPPCAITAYSRDLADFPNYRFSF from the coding sequence ATGAAGAATACTGTAGGTGAGCTTTGCATTTTACATCGCATTGGTATTAAGGGTAGGCCATCTAAAGTTCCGAAAATTGTTGAAGTTATGTGGCATGTTCTCTCTATTTATCAAGTCAAGCTTAACACTGATGGTGCGGCTCGTGGCTCTCCTGGTCTGGCAGGTTTTGGTGGCATTTTTCGAGATCATTTGGGTCaggttttatgttgtttttcagGAAATCTTGGCATTGCTACTGCATTAGAAGCTGAGCTGCAGGCGGTCATTCACGCCATTCAAATGGCTTCGCAGAGAGGTTGGCGTTCTCTTTGGATTGAAAGTGATTCTACTTTagtgattcattttctttcttcatttcaagtAGATGTTCCTTGGCGTTTCACTACTGAATGGTTTAACTGTCGGACTATTCTTACTAGTATGACTGTTAAAGTATCTCATATTTATCGGGAGGGTAACAGAGTTGCCGACTGCTTAGCAAATTTTGGTGCAGATAATGCGGGAGTTCATTGGTGGGATTCATATCCACCTTGTGCAATTACAGCTTATTCACGTGATTTAGCAGACTTTCCCAACTATCGTTTTAGTTTCTGA
- the LOC101313178 gene encoding 4-coumarate--CoA ligase 1-like: MENKQDNHEFIFRSKLPDIYIPNHLPLHTYCFENISQFHDRPCLINGNTGQTFTYADVELTSRRVAAGLDKLGIQQGDVVMLLLQNCPEFAFAFLGASYIGAIITTANPFYTPAEVAKQATASKAKLIITQTAYVEKVKDFAKLNNVKVMSVDEASSCDKDVLHFSELTSADESDIPAVKINPDDVVALPYSSGTTGLPKGVMLTHKGLVTSVAQQVDGENPNLYFHKEDVILCVLPLFHIYSLNSVFLCGLRVGATILIMQKFEINKLLELVEKEKVTIAPFVPPIVLNIAKSPDLHQYDLSSIRMVMSGAAPMGKELEDTVRAKLPNAKLGQGYGMTEAGPVLSMCLAFAKEPYPIKSGACGTVVRNAEMKIIDPDTNESLPRNQSGEICIRGSQIMKGYLNDPEATERTIDKEGWLHTGDIGYIDDDEELFIVDRLKELIKYKGFQVAPAELEAMLISHPNLSDAAVVPMKDEAAGEVPIAFVVRSNGSKISEDDIKQYVSKQVVFYKRISRVFFTDKIPKAPSGKILRKDLRARLAAGVPN, encoded by the exons ATGGAGAACAAACAAGACAATCACGAGTTCATATTCCGGTCGAAGTTGCCGGACATATACATACCGAACCACCTCCCTCTCCACACCTACTGCTTCGAGAACATCTCCCAGTTCCATGACCGCCCTTGCCTCATCAACGGCAACACCGGCCAGACTTTCACCTACGCCGACGTCGAGCTCACCTCCCGCCGTGTCGCCGCCGGTCTCGACAAGCTCGGCATTCAGCAAGGCGACGTCGTCATGCTCCTCCTCCAAAACTGCCCCGAGTTCGCCTTCGCGTTCCTCGGCGCCTCCTACATCGGAGCCATCATCACCACCGCGAACCCTTTCTACACTCCGGCCGAGGTCGCCAAACAAGCCACCGCCTCAAAAGCCAAGCTCATCATAACTCAAACAGCCTACGTCGAAAAGGTGAAGGACTTTGCCAAACTCAACAACGTGAAAGTCATGTCCGTGGACGAGGCTTCCTCGTGTGATAAGGATGTGTTGCATTTCTCCGAGCTGACGTCGGCTGACGAGAGCGACATCCCGGCGGTGAAGATCAACCCTGACGACGTGGTGGCGCTGCCGTATTCTTCCGGCACGACGGGGCTGCCGAAAGGGGTGATGCTGACGCACAAGGGGTTGGTGACGAGCGTGGCGCAGCAGGTCGACGGCGAAAACCCGAACCTCTACTTTCACAAGGAGGACGTGATCCTCTGCGTGCTGCCGTTGTTCCACATCTACTCCCTCAACTCTGTGTTCCTCTGCGGACTTCGCGTCGGGGCGACGATCCTGATCATGCAGAAGTTTGAGATCAACAAGTTGCTGGAGTTGGTAGAGAAGGAAAAGGTGACTATAGCGCCGTTTGTGCCTCCGATTGTTTTGAACATCGCCAAGAGCCCCGACCTCCACCAGTACGACTTGTCGTCGATTCGGATGGTGATGTCCGGCGCGGCTCCGATGGGGAAGGAGCTCGAGGACACTGTCAGGGCTAAACTGCCTAATGCCAAACTCGGACAg GGTTACGGGATGACTGAGGCTGGACCAGTTCTATCGATGTGCTTGGCATTTGCAAAAGAACCGTATCCGATAAAATCAGGTGCATGCGGGACCGTTGTAAGAAATGCTGAGATGAAGATCATCGACCCCGACACCAACGAATCCCTTCCCAGAAACCAATCCGGAGAAATTTGCATCCGAGGGAGCCAAATTATGAAAG GATACCTGAATGACCCTGAGGCGACTGAGAGGACCATAGACAAAGAAGGATGGTTGCACACAGGTGATATAGGGTACATCGACGACGACGAGGAGCTCTTCATCGTTGACCGATTAAAAGAACTCATCAAATACAAAGGCTTCCAAGTCGCGCCGGCTGAGCTCGAAGCCATGTTGATCTCCCATCCCAACCTCTCCGACGCTGCTGTTGTTCC GATGAAAGATGAGGCTGCAGGAGAGGTTCCCATTGCATTTGTTGTAAGATCAAATGGTTCCAAGATATCTGAGGATGACATTAAGCAATATGTATCAAAACAG GTGGTGTTCTACAAGAGAATAAGTAGGGTTTTCTTCACAGACAAAATCCCAAAAGCTCCTTCTGGCAAAATATTGAGAAAAGACTTGAGAGCAAGGCTGGCTGCAGGTGTACCTAACTAG
- the LOC101296168 gene encoding aspartate carbamoyltransferase 2, chloroplastic-like: MAASSSLFSFSSQGIISFHKTTTCYRDFRSSYRDVTCKESGYFDSTCLTQSRLLPNEALSKCEQAAKFAQKNDILYHALKVENLYAFSTGKKFQLDDVIEAQQFDRDILNAIFGVARGMEYIEKNSQGSQILKGYLMATLFYEPSTRTRLSFESAMKRLGGEVLTTENAREFSSAAKGETLEDSIRTVEGYSDIIVMRHFESGAAKRAAVTAGIPIINAGDGAGQHATQALLDVFTIEREIGKLDGIKVALVGDLANGRTVRSLAYLLAKYNDVKIYFVSPGVVKMKNDIKDYLTSKNVEWEESADLMEVASECDVLYQTRVQRERFGERIDLYEATRGKYTVDRHVLDVMQKHAVVMHPLPRLDEITLDVDGDPRAAYFRQTKNSLYIRMALLQLLLCTLCMFCSITRYVHIFDSSLVYQVHNACSVQLQGTSISLCLNLGY; encoded by the exons ATGGCTGCTTCGtcatcattgttttcattttcatctcaaGGAATTATATCATTTCACAAAACAACGACGTGCTATAGAGACTTCAGGAGCAGTTATCGAGATGTTACCTGTAAAGAATCTGGTTACTTCGACTCCACGTGCCTTACACAGTCAAGGTTGTTACCCAATGAGGCATTATCAAAATGTGAACAGGCTGCAAAATTCGCACAGAAGAATGACATTCTGTACCATGCattgaaagttgaaaatttatatGCCTTTTCGACAGGGAAGAAGTTTCAACTGGATGATGTGATTGAAGCTCAACAGTTTGATAGAGATATTCTCAATGCTATTTTTGGAGTTGCACGTGGTATGGAGTATATTGAGAAGAATTCACAGGGAAGCCAAATTCTTAAGGGTTATCTTATGGCTACTCTCTTTTATGAACCCTCCACTAGAACTAGACTTTCATTCGAGTCAGCCATGAAACGGTTGGGTGGCGAAGTTTTGACTACTGAAAATGCTAGGGAGTTTTCTTCAGCAGCTAAAGGAGAAACTCTTGAAG ATTCTATAAGAACTGTTGAAGGTTACTCGGATATAATTGTAATGCGTCACTTTGAAAGTGGTGCAGCGAAAAGAGCTGCAGTAACTGCTGGCATTCCTATAATTAATGCAGGAGATGGTGCTGGACAACATGCAACACAG GCTCTTTTAGATGTGTTCACTATTGAAAGAGAGATAGGAAAGCTGGATGGAATTAAAGTTGCACTTGTTGGTGATCTTGCTAATGGAAGGACAGTGCGTTCATTGGCATACTTGCTTGCAAAGTATAATGATGTGAAGATCTATTTCGTATCTCCTGGTGTGGTTAAAATGAAG AATGATATAAAAGATTATTTGACATCAAAGAATGTTGAGTGGGAAGAAAGTGCTGATTTGATGGAAGTTGCTTCCGAGTGTGATGTTCTTTATCAAACTCGTGTTCAGCGTGAACGGTTTGGAGAAAGGATCGACCTCTATGAAGCCACTCGAGGCAAGTACACTGTGGACCGTCATGTTTTAGATGTGATGCAGAAGCATGCTGTGGTCATGCACCCTCTGCCTAGACTTGATGAG ATTACTTTGGATGTCGATGGGGATCCAAGAGCAGCCTATTTCCGACAAACAAAGAACAGCCTATACATTAGGATGGCGCTTTTGCAACTCTTACTAT GTACATTATGCATGTTCTGTTCAATAACAAGGTACGTCCATATCTTTGATTCTTCACTTGTCTATCAGGTACATAATGCATGTTCTGTTCAATTACAAGGTACGTCCATATCTCTTTGTTTGAATCTAGGTTATTAG